The Setaria viridis chromosome 6, Setaria_viridis_v4.0, whole genome shotgun sequence genome contains a region encoding:
- the LOC117861030 gene encoding indole-3-glycerol phosphate synthase, chloroplastic isoform X1, with translation MESLLASPSVRSSFAAAAAGTRGCFPRSSRVATLAGVHARARPLRVGPKDSILEVLAQDDMLNATELVQWENGKSVNDIAASQGIRIRRHCRPTASLKVIEEELGAPRNILEKIIWDKEIEVAEGHAKKPLKELIEAAAKAPPSREFYGALEAAYKRNGVPALIAEVKKASPSRGVLRENFNPVEIAKAYEKNGAACLSILTDEKYFQGSFENLEKVRASGVKCPLLCKEFVIDKWQIYNARSKGADAILLIAAVLPDLDIKYFLRICKELGMTALIEVHDEIEMERVLKINGVKLIGINNRSLETFVVDTSNTKMLLEKHGDSIREKGILVVGESGLFTPDDVAYVQNAGVSAVLVGESLVKQEDPGRAIAGLFGKELLH, from the exons ATGGAGTCCCTCCTCGCCTCGCCATCCGTTAGGTcttccttcgccgccgccgccgctggcaccAGAGGCTGTTTCCCCCGGTCCTCGCGCGTCGCCACCCTCGCCGGCGtccacgcccgcgcccgcccgctccGCGTCGGCCCCAAG GACTCAATTCTTGAGGTGCTGGCACAGGACGATATGTTGAACGCAACGGAGCTGGTCCAATGGGAGAACGGCAAGTCGGTCAACGACATTGCAGCTAGCCAGGGGATCCGCATCCGCAGGCACTGCCGCCCCACTGCCTCCTTGAAGGTGATTGAGGAGGAGCTGGGGGCACCTCGCAACATCCTAGAGAAGATCATTTGGGACAAGGAGATTGAAGTAGCTGAG GGTCATGCTAAGAAGCCTCTGAAGGAGCTGATCGAGGCTGCAGCGAAGGCCCCTCCTTCAAGAGAATTCTATGGCGCTTTAGAAGCCGCCTATAAGCGTAATGGGGTGCCCGCACTGATTGCTGAGGTCAAGAAAGCATCCCCGAGTAGGGGTGTGCTCAGGGAGAATTTTAATCCT GTTGAAATTGCTAAAGCTTATGAGAAGAATGGAGCTGCATGTTTGAGCATCTTGACGGATGAGAAGTACTTTCAG GGAAGCTTTGAGAATCTTGAGAAAGTGCGCGCCTCAGGAGTGAAG TGCCCTCTTCTCTGCAAAGAGTTTGTCATTGATAAGTGGCAAATCTATAACGCTCGATCAAAGGGTGCCGATGCAATTCTGCTAATTGCGGCTGTGCTACCTGATCTTGATATAAAGTACTTTCTTCGGATTTGCAAAGAGTTGGGAATGACAGCTCTTATTGAG GTTCATGATGAAATAGAGATGGAGCGTGTACTGAAGATAAATGGAGTTAAGCTTATTGGCATCAATAATCGCAGCCTTG AGACATTTGTTGTTGATACTTCAAACACCAAGATGTTGCTCGAGAAGCATGGGGATAGCATCAGGGAGAAGGGAATTTTG GTTGTTGGTGAATCTGGTCTGTTTACCCCGGATGATGTTGCTTATGTGCAGAATGCTGGCGTTTCTGCT
- the LOC117861030 gene encoding indole-3-glycerol phosphate synthase, chloroplastic isoform X2, translated as MESLLASPSVRSSFAAAAAGTRGCFPRSSRVATLAGVHARARPLRVGPKDDMLNATELVQWENGKSVNDIAASQGIRIRRHCRPTASLKVIEEELGAPRNILEKIIWDKEIEVAEGHAKKPLKELIEAAAKAPPSREFYGALEAAYKRNGVPALIAEVKKASPSRGVLRENFNPVEIAKAYEKNGAACLSILTDEKYFQGSFENLEKVRASGVKCPLLCKEFVIDKWQIYNARSKGADAILLIAAVLPDLDIKYFLRICKELGMTALIEVHDEIEMERVLKINGVKLIGINNRSLETFVVDTSNTKMLLEKHGDSIREKGILVVGESGLFTPDDVAYVQNAGVSAVLVGESLVKQEDPGRAIAGLFGKELLH; from the exons ATGGAGTCCCTCCTCGCCTCGCCATCCGTTAGGTcttccttcgccgccgccgccgctggcaccAGAGGCTGTTTCCCCCGGTCCTCGCGCGTCGCCACCCTCGCCGGCGtccacgcccgcgcccgcccgctccGCGTCGGCCCCAAG GACGATATGTTGAACGCAACGGAGCTGGTCCAATGGGAGAACGGCAAGTCGGTCAACGACATTGCAGCTAGCCAGGGGATCCGCATCCGCAGGCACTGCCGCCCCACTGCCTCCTTGAAGGTGATTGAGGAGGAGCTGGGGGCACCTCGCAACATCCTAGAGAAGATCATTTGGGACAAGGAGATTGAAGTAGCTGAG GGTCATGCTAAGAAGCCTCTGAAGGAGCTGATCGAGGCTGCAGCGAAGGCCCCTCCTTCAAGAGAATTCTATGGCGCTTTAGAAGCCGCCTATAAGCGTAATGGGGTGCCCGCACTGATTGCTGAGGTCAAGAAAGCATCCCCGAGTAGGGGTGTGCTCAGGGAGAATTTTAATCCT GTTGAAATTGCTAAAGCTTATGAGAAGAATGGAGCTGCATGTTTGAGCATCTTGACGGATGAGAAGTACTTTCAG GGAAGCTTTGAGAATCTTGAGAAAGTGCGCGCCTCAGGAGTGAAG TGCCCTCTTCTCTGCAAAGAGTTTGTCATTGATAAGTGGCAAATCTATAACGCTCGATCAAAGGGTGCCGATGCAATTCTGCTAATTGCGGCTGTGCTACCTGATCTTGATATAAAGTACTTTCTTCGGATTTGCAAAGAGTTGGGAATGACAGCTCTTATTGAG GTTCATGATGAAATAGAGATGGAGCGTGTACTGAAGATAAATGGAGTTAAGCTTATTGGCATCAATAATCGCAGCCTTG AGACATTTGTTGTTGATACTTCAAACACCAAGATGTTGCTCGAGAAGCATGGGGATAGCATCAGGGAGAAGGGAATTTTG GTTGTTGGTGAATCTGGTCTGTTTACCCCGGATGATGTTGCTTATGTGCAGAATGCTGGCGTTTCTGCT